gcgtttgacttgtgagtaaacaggtgtttgacttgtgagtaaacaggtgtttcacttgtgagtaaacatgcgtttgacttgtgagtaaacatgcgtttgacttgtgagtaaacaggcgtttgacttgtgagtaaacaggcgtttgacttgtgagtaaacaggcatttgacttgtgagtaaacaggtgtttgacttgtgagtaaacatgcgttcgacttgtgagtaaacaggtgtttgacttgtgagtaaacgggtgtttgacttgtgagtaaacaggtgtttgacttgtgagtaaacaggtgtttgacttgtgagtaaacatgcaTTTGACTTTTGAGTAAACAGgggtttgacttgtgagtaaacatgcatttgacttgtgagtaaacatgcatttgacttgtgagtaaacatgcatttgacttgtgagtaaacagatatttgacttgtgagtaaacaggtgtttgacttgtgagtaaacagatgtttgacttgtgagtaaacaggtgtttgacttgtgagtaaacatgcgtttgacttgtgagtaaacatgcgtttgacttgtgagtaaacatgcgTTTGACTTGTGTGTAAACAtgcgtttgacttgtgagtaaacaggtgtttgacttgtgagtaaacatgcatttgacttgtgagtaaacatgcattcgacttgtgagtaaacaggtgtttgacttgtgagtaaacatgcatttgacttgtgagtaaacatgcatttgacttgtgagtaaacaggggtttgacttgtgagtaaacaggtgtttgacttgtgagtaaacatgcatttgacttgtgagtaaacatgcattcgacttgtgagtaaacaggtgtttgacttgtgagtaaaccggtgtttgacttgtgagtaaaccggtgtttgacttgtgagtaaacgggtgtttgacttgtgagtaaacaggtgtttgacttgtgagtaaacgggtgtttgacttgtgagtaaacaggtgtttgacttgtgagtaaacgggtgtttgacttgtgagtaaacaggtgtttgacttgtgagtaaacgggtgtttgacttgtgagtaaacaggtgtttCTTCCAGACTTAGACGCCTGGAGCGCACCGAGGGCCTTGGAGGAGATCAGTGAGGAGGAGGCGGCCACCATGCCCCTCCGCCCTCCCATCCCGCCCGCCTCCACCTCCCTCCAGGACTACGTGGACCACTCTGAGACGCTGACCAAGCTGGTGCAGCTAGGTAAGTCCagccgggcgtggccaccgtctGGCTCCTCTCACCTGGCCTCTCACGGCAGGGGTCCCCCTGTGGAGGCTGCAGCAGAGACCCCACGTGGGCTCCATGCTGCTCAGGCTGGACTTCCACACCCACGTGGCCCCCAGGCTGCTCTTCCTCAAGGAGACCGGCGTGGAGGACTCGCGCCTGGGCCACGTGGTCTCGCTCAACCCCTTCATCCTGACGGAGGACCTGGACAACCTGCGGGCCAGAGTCCACTACCTGAGGTCCAAGAAGTTCCCTGCTGAGGAGGTGGCCTCCATGGTGTCCAGAGCTCCGTATCTCCTCAACTTCAGCCTGGAGAGACTAGACAACCGGCTGGGATTCTACCAGCAGCAGCTGGGCCTCAGTGCTGCCCACGTGGGTGacctttgaacagtaacactgtgtctgAATAATAGTCCTTCCTGCACCTGCCACTAGACCTACTATGTATCTTTATTTTCTCATCACATATGATATCAGCATTTGGTCTACAAGCACTGATGATGTCATGCTGGACCACCTTTTAAAGTCACATGATATCACTCTTTCAATCACTCTCGCTGAAAGTATCACCTCCAAATATCATGTATCACCCTCCTCGACTGTTCAGTCGGTATGAGTATCGACCCCGAAAAATAACATAGTTAATTGATTGCCATATCACCGCAAAATATCAGTTTATAGTCGATATCGGCCCtgacacaaaaaaaagtttgatctTTGATTGATACCCTTTTTGATTCCTATATCGGCACCAAATATGGGTTATCGGCctctttgactactaataatcggtatcagtatcgggCCTGAAAAATCATAATTTGAGCTATAATTGATCCACTTTTGGATTCCTATATCAGCACCAAATATCAGTTATTGACacccttgactactaataatcgacaTCGGccctgacaaaaaaagtttgatctTTGATTGATACCCTTTTTGATTGCCATATCGGCGCCAAATAttggttatcggcctccttgactactaaaatCGGTATCAGTATCAAACCTGAAAAATAACATAGTTTGATCTATAATTGATCTACTTTTTGATTCCTGTATCGGCACCAAATAtgggttatcggcctccttgactactaaaatCAGAGACAAGTATCGTTTATCGGCCTCCTCGACCACTCATAATCGGTATTAGTATCAACCCCTAAAAATAGCATAGTTCGATCTGTAATTGATCCACTTTTTGATTCCCATATCAGCACCAAATATCAGTTATtgacctccttgactactaatattcGACATCGGccctgacaaaaaaagtttgatctTTGATTGATACCCTTTTTGATTGCCATATCGGCACCAAATATTGGTTATCGGCCTCCCTGACTACTAAAAATCGGTATTAGTATCAACCCCTAAAAATAGCATAGTTCGATCTGTAATTGATCCACTTTTTGATTCCCATATCGGCGCAAAATATCAGTTTATAGTCTATCAgccctgacaaaaaaaaaagtttgatcttTGATTGATACACTTTTTGATTGCCATATCGGCGCCAAATATTGGTTATCGGCCTCCTTCACTACTAAAATCGGTATCAGTATCAAACATGAAAAATAACATAGTTTGATCTATAATTGATCTACTTTTTGATTCCTATATCGGCACCAAATATGGGTTTTCGGCctctttgactactaataatcggtatcagtatcaaccctgaaaaatcATAATTTGAGCTATAATTGATCCACTTTTGGATTCCTATATCAGCACCAAATATCAGTTATTGACCTCCTTGACTACAAATAATCGATATCGGccctgacaaaaaaagtttgatctTTGATTGATACACTTTTTGATTGCCATATCGGCGCCAAATATTGGTTATCGGCCTCCCTGACTACTAAAAATCGGTATCAGTATCAAACCTGAAAAATAACATAGTTTGATCTATAATTGATCCACTTTTGGATTCCTATATCAGCACCAAATATCAGTTATTGACCTccatgactactaataatcgataTCGGCCCTGACAAAAAAAGTTTAATCGTTGATTGCTACACTTTTTGATTGCCATATCGGCACCAAATATTGGTTATCGGCCTCCCTGACTACTAAAAATCGGTATCAGTATCAAACCTGAAAAATAACATAGTTTGATCTATAATTTATCTACTTTTTGATTCCTATATCGGCACCAAATATGGGTTATCGGCCTCTTTGACTtctaataatcggtatcagtatcaaccctgaaaaatcATAATTTGAGCTATAATTGATCCACTTTTTGATTCCTATATCAGCACCAAATATCAGTTATtgacctccttgactactaataatcgataTCGGCCATGACAAAATAAGTTTGATCTTTGATTGATACACTTTTTGATTTCCATATCGGCACCAAATATCGGTTATAGACCTCCTTGACGATTAAAAATCTGTATCAGTCCTGAAAAAAAAACCATTGTTTGATCTATGATTGATTCACTTTTTGATTCCCGTATCTGCTCCAAATATctgttatcggcctccttgactgctaataattggtattggtatcggccctgAAGACAAAATCAATCTCAAATTGATACACTTTTCGATTCCCATATCGTCTCCAAATATTGGTTATTGACCTCCTTCATGACAAATAATCGGTATTGTATCGGGCCTGAAAAACCCTAATTTGAGCTATAATTGATACACCTTTCGATCCCCATATCGTCTCCAAACATCAGTTATTGACCTACtacaaatatcggttatcggcctccttgactgctaataattggtattggtatcggccctgaaaacttatccatccatccattttctaccgcttattcccttcgtttTTGATTCCCATATCGGCTTCAAATATTGGTTATTGACCTCCTTTACTAcaaatgatcagtatcggccctgaaaaataaaattgttcCATCTGTAATTGATACACTTTTCAATTCCCATATCGGTTAATGACTTCCTTGACTCCTAATCGGTAACAGTATGGGCCCTGCTAGACATGTGACTTGCCTTGCAGACTCGTCAGATCCTGGCTCGACTTCCCAGGTTGCTGTGCGGCAGTTTGGAGCCCGTGAAAGAGAACCTGAAGGTGAAGAACAACACACCTGTTGACCCTTCACCTGTTGACCCTTCACCTGCTGGTGTGTTGCAGGTGTGTGAACTGGAGCTGGGCttcaagaccaaggagatccaGCACATAGTCCTGGTCGTCCCCAAAGTCCTGACCGCCAACAAGAGGAAGCTGATCCAGatcttccattttgtccacaacacCATGAAGGTGCCGCACCACCTGATCGTCAAGTTCCCTCAGGTAACCTTAGTCACCCGTCTCGGTCTCGTCCACGTACTCGTGACGACTCGCCCGTCTCGGTCTGGTCCACGTACTCGTGACGACTCACCCGTCTCGGTCTGGTCCACGTACTCGTGACGACTCACCCGTCTCGGTCTCGTCCACGTACTCGTGACGACTCACCCTGTCTCGGTCTCGTCCACGTACTTATGACGACTCTTCATTCCAGGTGCTCAACTCCAAGTTTCTGCGTGTACGAGAGCGCCACCTGTTCCTGCAGTACCTGGGCAAAGACCAGTACGACCCCGCCCAGGCCAACTACGTGCCTCTGCAGCGCCTGGTCTCGCTACCAGACCAGGCTTTCTGCACCGAGGTGGCCCAGGCCACCTTGGGGGATTTTGGCATGTTCCAAAAGACACTCTAGGACTCTACGATCACCTCAAAACTGAATTCAGACGTCTGTAAATATGTCCTGTATATGAAGTATTATTGTTAAAGATGAGTTTGCATTGTGTCTGTTGTTACAGCGGCCAAatgtattaaatatacttgttcaacaaaacctctgccttgtttttaacgaaTACTTATGCCTACGTTGTGTGTTATGCCTTTATTCTGATAGAGCAGACAGGATGTCCCCGGCCGGATGTGACGTGAGGACGCTCGTTAATGCGACACATTGAGTCCTATGCTACACTGAGAGCTGGTCGGAATAAACACGTTGCTCGTATAAATACAAGTAATACCACGACAGTTTATATATTTGCTTCAATATAAGTTTATTAgcgtcattaaaaaataaataaaaatcgtcACTTCCGGGATCGTTGTTTCCCATAATGCACCGCGCCCGTCCTCACATCCAAACATGGCGTCGAGAGCTCCaggtaagccttgataataatcacaTTTATTACGCCGCCGCCATGGCCCGAGCAGCGTGGGTGTCTAATAAAGTATCATTCGGCATCACATTAGAGGAATGTCTCGTCTTTAGTGGGATTTCTGACGCCTTTGACTCGCGTTTGTCCTCTAGTGGTGCCCTGCTAGCTCCATGCTAACGGCTAAAGTCGCATGCTAACCCAGCACTAAAACTCCGTTTTTAACATTTAATGAAAAACTAATGTATTATTAAATACACTTTTGAATTCCCATATTGACTCCAAATATCAGTTATCAGCCTCCTTGtcgactaataatcggtatcgtatCAGCCCTGAAAAATAACAGTTCGATCTATAATTGATACACTTTTCGATTCTTATATCGGCTTCAAATATcgacctccttgactactaataactggggtgagtttttccttgcccgtatgtgggctctgtaccgaggatgtcgttgtggcttgtacagccctttgagacacttgtgatttagggctatataaataaacattgattgattgataataatcagtatcggccctgaaaTAAAACATGTCGCTTGATCTATGATTGATACACTTTTCGATTCTTATAtcagctccaaatatcggttatcagccttcttgactactaataatcagtatcagtGTCGGCCCTGAAAAAATATATAGTTCCATCTATGATTGATAGACTTTTTAATTACCATATTGACACCAAATGTCAGTTATTAGTCTCCTTGACGATTCATAATCGGTAtcgtatcaaccctgaaaaataACAGTTCAATCTTATATCAGCTCCAAATGtgggttatcggcctccttgactactagtaaTCAGTATCAGCCCTGAAAGAAAACATATCGCTTGATCTATGATTGATCCACTTTTTGATTCCTCTATCAGCTCCAAATAtgggttatcggcctccttgattACTGGTATCAGCTCTGAAAACACATTCAATCTCAAATTTATCCACTTTTTGATTCCCATATCGGCGCCAAATATTGGTTATtgacctccttgactactaataatcagtatcagtatcggccctgaaaaaaacatagttCGATCTATGATTGATACACTTTTACATTCCCATATTGACTCCAAATATCAGTTATTAACCTCCTTGACGATTCATAATCGATATCGTATCAGCCCTGAAAAGTAACAGTTTGATCTATAATTGATACACTTTTCGATTCCTACATCGGCTCCAAATATctgttatcggcctccttgactactaataatcagtatcagcCCTGAAACAAACATATCGTTTGATCTATGATTGATACACTTGGATTCCCATATCGGCGCAAAATATCAGTTACCGGCCTCTTTGACTACTATTAAtctgtatcggccctgaaaaatgACATGTAGTTAGATGTCAAATTGATACACTTTTCAATTCccatatcggctccaaatatcaaTTATCGGCCTCCAAATATCAACTatcagcctccttgactactaataattggAATTGGTATCAGCCCTGAAAAATAACAGTTTGATCCGTGTTCTAGCAGTAGTACGCGcacatgtttttttctgtctaCTTACTGCTactactgggtagaagtagtaagtgcacTTGTATCCCTGTgtacatactactactactgggtagaagtagtaagtgcacttgtgtccctgtgtacttactactactgggtagaagtagtaagtgcacttgtgtccctgtgtacttactactactgggtagaagtagtaagtgcacTTGTGTCCCTGTgtacatactactactactgggtagaagtagtaagtgcacTTGTGTCCCTGTGTACATACTACTgctactgggtagaagtagtaagtgcacTTGTGTCCCTGAGTACATACTACTGCTActgagtagaagtagtaagtgcacTTGTGTCCCTGTgtacatactactactactgggtagaagtagtaagtgcacTTGTGTCCCTGTgtacatactactactactgggtagaagtagtaagtgcacTTGTGTCCCTGTGTACATACTACTGCTACTGGGTAGAAGTTGTAAGTGCACTTGTGTCCCTGTgtacatactactactactactgggtagaagtagtaagtgcacTTGTGTCCCTGTgtacatactactactactgggtagaagtagtaagtgcacTTGTGTCCCTGTgtacatactactactactgggtagaagtagtaagtgcacttgtgtccctgtgtacttactactactactgggtagaagtagtaagtgcacTTGTGTCCCTGTGTACATACTACTgctactgggtagaagtagtaagtgcacttgtgtccctgtgtacttactactactactgggtagaagtagtaagtgcacTTGTGTTCATGTGTACatactacttctactgggtagaagtagtaagtgcacttgtgtccctgtgtacttactactactactgggtagaagtagtaagtgcacTTGTGTTCATGTGTACatactacttctactgggtagaagtagtaagtgcacTTGTGTCCCTGTGTACATACTACTgctactgggtagaagtagtaagtgcacatgtcctgtgtgtgtgtgtgtatatatatatatatatattaatagttTTAAGTTGTCTTGTTTGTGTTATGAAGTATGTTTGTGTAATGTGTTAGTGTTGTGAACTTGATGTGTTGTTGCAGTGACCGCAGGAAGGCTGATGAGCGGTGTGAGAAAATGGTATTACAACATGGCTGGCTTCAACCAACTGGGTAAGCATAAAGCGTGCATGTTTTGCCCTGCAACTTGCTTTTAAAGACATGTTGCACGCGTCAGGTCTGATGCGAGACGACACGAGGCACGAGGACGCCGACGTGAAGGAGGCCTTGCGGCGGCTGCCAGAGAATGTCTCCAACGACCGCATCTTCCGCATCAAGAGGGCCCTGGATCTGTCCATGAAGCACCAGATCCTGCCCAAGGACCAGTGGACACAGTATGAGCAGGTGGGGGCTCCAAGTAGCAGTTATCGGCCTCCATGACCACTGACaattggtattggtatcggccctgaaaaaaacatatagttTGATCTGTAATTGATGCACTTTTCCATTCCCATATtgactccaaatatcggttattgaCCGACTAGTAATCGTATCAGTATCAGCTCTTGTTCAATCTGTAATTGATACGCTTTTTGATTCCCGTATTGCCTCCAAATATCAGTTATCACCTTTTTTGAATGCTCATCATCGGTATCAGTATCAGCTCTCAAAAATAACATTGTCCAATCTTTTAGATTCctatatcggctccaaatatcggttatcggcctccttgactactaataatcggtattggtatcggccctgaaaaaaacatatcgtttGATCTGTAATTGATGCACTTTTCCATTCCCATATtgactccaaatatcggttattgaCCTTCTCGGCGACTAGTAATCGGTATCAGTATCAGCCCTTGTTCAATCTGTAAATGATACACTTTTCGATTCCTGTATTGCCTCCAAATATCAGTTATCACTTTTTTTAATGCTCATCGTCGGTATCAGTATCAGCTCTCAAAATAACATATTGCCCAATCTTTTTGATTCctatatcggctccaaatatcggttatcggcctccttgactactaatattcGGTATTGTATCATCCCTGAAAAAAATATAGTTCGATCTATAATTGATACACTTTTTGATTCCCATAtcagctccaaatatcggttatcagcctccttgactactaataatcggtattgatatcaaccctgaaaaaaacatataatttgATCTGTAATTGATGCACCTTTCCATTCCCATATtgactccaaatatcggttattgaCCTTCTTGACGACTAGTAATCGTTATCAGTATCAGCCCTTGTTGAATCTGTAATTGATACGATTTTCGATTCCTGTATTGCCTCCAAATATCAGTTATCACTTTTTTGAATGCTCATCATCGGTATCAGTATCAGCTCTCAAAATAACATATTGCCCAATCTTTTTGATTCctatatcggctccaaatatcggttaacagcctccttgactactaataatcggtattgtATCATCCCTGAAAAAAACACAGTTTGATCTATAATTGATACACTTTTTGATTCCCATAtcagctccaaatatcggttatcagcctccttgactactaataatcggtattggtatcaaccctgaaaaaaacatatcattTGATCTGTAATTGATGCACCTTTCCATTCCCATATtgactccaaatatcggttattgaCCTTCTTGACGACTAGTAATCGTTATCAGTATCAGCCCTTGTTCAATCTGTAATTGATACGATTTTCGATTCCTGTATTGCCTCCAAATATCAGTTATCACCTTTTTTGAATGCTCATcatcggtatcagtatcggcTCTCAAAATAACATATTGCCCAATCTTTTTGATTCctatatcggctccaaatatcggttatcggcctccttgactactaataatcggtattgtATCATCCCTGAAAAAAACACAGTTTGATCTATAATTGATACACTTTTTGATTCCCATAtcagctccaaatatcggttatcggcctccttgactactaataatcggtattgtATCATCCCTGAAAAAAACAGTTTGATCTGTAATTGATACACTTTTTGATTCCCGTATTGCCTCCAAATATCAGTTATCACCTTTTTTTAATGCTCATCATCGGTATCAGTATCAGCTCTCAAAAATAACATATTGCCCAATCTTTTTGATTCctatatcggctccaaatatcggttatcggcctccttgactactaataatcggtgttGTATCAaccctgaaatttttttttatcctttGATCTGTTATTGATGCACTTTTCCATTCCCATATtgactccaaatatcggttattgaCCTTCTCGGCGACTAGTAATCGGTATCAGTATCAGCCCTTGTTCAATCTGTAATTGATACGCTTTTTGATTCCCGTATTGCCTCCAAATATCAGTTATCACCTTTTTTGAATGCTCATcatcggtatcagtatcggcTCTCAAAAATAACATATTGCCCAATCTTTTTGATTCctatatcggctccaaatatcggttaacagcctccttgactactaataatcggtattgtATCATCCCTGAAAAAAACACAGTTTGATCTATAATTGATACACTTTTTGATTCCCATAtcagctccaaatatcggttatcagcctccttgactactaataatcggtattggtatcggccctgaaaaaaacatatcgtttGATCTGTAATTGATGCACTTTTCCATTCCCAAATtgactccaaatatcggttattgaCCTTCTTGACGACTAGTAATCGTTATCAGTATCAGCCCTTGTTCAATCTGTAATTGATACGCTTTTCGATTCCCGTATTGCCTCCAAATAACAGTTATCACCTTTTTTGAATGCTCATCATCGGTATCAGTATCAGCTCTCAAAAATAACATATTGCCCAAT
This Entelurus aequoreus isolate RoL-2023_Sb linkage group LG05, RoL_Eaeq_v1.1, whole genome shotgun sequence DNA region includes the following protein-coding sequences:
- the LOC133650074 gene encoding transcription termination factor 3, mitochondrial-like isoform X1 translates to MSTKMAVSCVRRTLLLPFKSCTQVRLCCTFPTRLASPSCTTWTPTRPPPGHILTQQTRSYSDVTARQQVDYLPTTDVHQLTLIEDAGQLDASLDLDAWSAPRALEEISEEEAATMPLRPPIPPASTSLQDYVDHSETLTKLVQLGVPLWRLQQRPHVGSMLLRLDFHTHVAPRLLFLKETGVEDSRLGHVVSLNPFILTEDLDNLRARVHYLRSKKFPAEEVASMVSRAPYLLNFSLERLDNRLGFYQQQLGLSAAHTRQILARLPRLLCGSLEPVKENLKVCELELGFKTKEIQHIVLVVPKVLTANKRKLIQIFHFVHNTMKVPHHLIVKFPQVLNSKFLRVRERHLFLQYLGKDQYDPAQANYVPLQRLVSLPDQAFCTEVAQATLGDFGMFQKTL
- the LOC133650074 gene encoding transcription termination factor 3, mitochondrial-like isoform X2; this translates as MAVSCVRRTLLLPFKSCTQVRLCCTFPTRLASPSCTTWTPTRPPPGHILTQQTRSYSDVTARQQVDYLPTTDVHQLTLIEDAGQLDASLDLDAWSAPRALEEISEEEAATMPLRPPIPPASTSLQDYVDHSETLTKLVQLGVPLWRLQQRPHVGSMLLRLDFHTHVAPRLLFLKETGVEDSRLGHVVSLNPFILTEDLDNLRARVHYLRSKKFPAEEVASMVSRAPYLLNFSLERLDNRLGFYQQQLGLSAAHTRQILARLPRLLCGSLEPVKENLKVCELELGFKTKEIQHIVLVVPKVLTANKRKLIQIFHFVHNTMKVPHHLIVKFPQVLNSKFLRVRERHLFLQYLGKDQYDPAQANYVPLQRLVSLPDQAFCTEVAQATLGDFGMFQKTL
- the LOC133650095 gene encoding cytochrome b-c1 complex subunit 7-like produces the protein MASRAPVTAGRLMSGVRKWYYNMAGFNQLGLMRDDTRHEDADVKEALRRLPENVSNDRIFRIKRALDLSMKHQILPKDQWTQYEQDEHYLTPYLDEVIRERKEREEWMKK